The following coding sequences are from one Pirellulales bacterium window:
- a CDS encoding FAD-dependent oxidoreductase codes for MRQGAAAPSFVSLRRPRARNSPHLLTSDGPAMPNPESAPFDFDVLVIGAGPAGQRAAIAAAKLEKRVGIIDRRMCMGGVCVNTGTIPSKT; via the coding sequence ATGCGCCAAGGCGCTGCGGCCCCAAGCTTCGTTTCCCTGCGCCGGCCGCGAGCGCGCAATTCGCCCCACCTCCTCACCAGCGATGGTCCCGCCATGCCAAATCCCGAATCCGCCCCCTTTGATTTCGATGTGCTGGTGATCGGCGCCGGCCCGGCCGGCCAGCGCGCGGCGATCGCCGCCGCCAAGCTCGAAAAACGCGTGGGCATTATCGATCGGCGCATGTGCATGGGCGGGGTCTGCGTCAACACCGGCACCATCCCCTCCAAGACGC